One segment of Allorhodopirellula heiligendammensis DNA contains the following:
- a CDS encoding sulfotransferase family protein, translating to MTQKPNFIVIGGMKCMTSTLHDQLALQPGICMSDPKEPNYFSDDDVYARGPQWYQSIWGEGQTSDLYGESSTHYTKLPTYPDTIDRLCQYCPNAKLIYVMRHPIDRLVSHYIHQWTMNVIDCPIDEAIDQFPELIAYSRYAYQLQPFIETYGTENILPVFFRRLRDHSQSELERICRYLEYPGQPQWRSLPASNVSSERIRDNAWRDRLVYAPGISWVRRNLVPRSVREQVKSWWRLRQRPQLSDASQRRLKAVFNDDLRLLSGWLGLSDALTCDDFRERTVSLTPSWKRPIQSLSTISEIR from the coding sequence ATGACTCAAAAACCGAATTTCATTGTGATCGGCGGCATGAAGTGCATGACCAGCACGCTACACGATCAACTGGCTCTGCAACCGGGCATCTGCATGTCCGACCCCAAGGAGCCCAACTATTTCAGCGACGACGATGTCTATGCACGCGGTCCACAATGGTATCAATCGATTTGGGGTGAGGGACAAACCAGTGACCTGTATGGCGAGTCGTCAACGCATTATACCAAATTGCCGACGTATCCAGACACCATTGATCGGCTGTGCCAGTACTGCCCCAATGCTAAGCTCATCTACGTGATGCGACATCCTATCGATCGCCTGGTGTCTCACTACATCCACCAGTGGACCATGAATGTCATCGACTGCCCAATCGACGAGGCGATCGATCAATTTCCTGAACTGATCGCATACAGCCGATACGCGTATCAGTTGCAACCGTTTATTGAAACGTACGGCACCGAGAACATCTTGCCCGTGTTTTTTAGGCGGTTGAGAGACCACTCCCAATCCGAGCTCGAGCGGATTTGCCGCTATTTAGAATATCCAGGCCAGCCGCAATGGCGATCATTACCTGCGAGCAATGTTTCCAGCGAGCGAATCCGCGACAATGCGTGGCGTGATCGTCTGGTCTACGCGCCGGGGATCAGCTGGGTGAGACGTAATTTGGTTCCTCGCTCGGTACGCGAGCAAGTCAAATCGTGGTGGCGGTTGCGACAGCGTCCACAGTTGAGTGATGCCAGTCAACGTCGTCTGAAGGCTGTCTTCAATGACGACCTTCGGCTGTTGAGCGGATGGCTGGGACTGAGTGATGCATTGACGTGTGATGATTTCCGCGAGCGGACGGTGTCTCTGACGCCATCTTGGAAACGCCCCATCCAATCCCTCTCAACCATCTCGGAGATTCGATGA
- a CDS encoding glycosyltransferase family 2 protein, which translates to MTTTKTSPSTASLSVVVLNYNSFELTIDLLRSLAEHELVDWMSVIVVDNNSPNDSYQEIKNAVASNRWDAWCRIVKSEQNGGFSAGNNLALVETTSTHVILLNSDTLVEAPSLTRLSQIADEQPDAAIFSPRLQWADGTAQNSCFRFFRPLTELVNAAGSGPITRLFPAATVPWETDGQGGHLACEPDWVSFACVLIRREVIEQIGLMDDDFFMYYEDIDFCRRARNAGYLIRHVPDTKVVHLRGGSSPVKSLQTQRKRRPRYYYAARARYYAKHFGRFGLFRANCFWLLGRGIAFCREAGGRRPPHACEAEWKDIWINFWNPLTGRHR; encoded by the coding sequence GTGACAACCACAAAAACGAGTCCTAGTACGGCGTCGTTATCCGTTGTAGTACTGAACTACAACTCGTTCGAGTTAACGATCGATTTGTTGCGATCTTTGGCCGAGCACGAGCTCGTTGACTGGATGTCAGTCATTGTTGTTGACAATAATTCTCCCAACGACTCATACCAAGAAATCAAGAACGCCGTTGCGTCAAATCGATGGGATGCTTGGTGCCGTATTGTCAAGAGCGAACAGAACGGCGGTTTCTCAGCGGGCAATAATCTCGCGCTAGTGGAAACCACATCGACGCATGTCATTCTGTTGAACAGTGATACACTCGTCGAAGCACCTTCACTGACGAGGCTGTCGCAAATTGCCGACGAACAGCCGGATGCTGCGATTTTCTCGCCGCGACTACAGTGGGCTGATGGGACTGCTCAAAATAGTTGCTTCCGATTCTTTCGTCCGTTGACTGAATTGGTCAACGCGGCTGGAAGCGGGCCGATTACCCGGCTGTTTCCAGCGGCGACCGTTCCGTGGGAAACCGATGGTCAGGGGGGGCATCTCGCATGCGAACCTGATTGGGTCAGCTTTGCGTGCGTCTTAATTCGCCGAGAGGTCATCGAACAAATCGGACTCATGGATGACGATTTTTTCATGTACTACGAAGACATTGATTTTTGCCGCCGGGCGCGAAATGCGGGGTATTTGATCCGGCATGTGCCTGATACCAAGGTCGTCCATCTGCGGGGCGGATCGTCGCCAGTGAAATCATTACAGACTCAGCGAAAGCGTCGCCCCCGCTATTACTACGCCGCTCGAGCACGCTATTACGCGAAGCACTTTGGACGTTTTGGGTTGTTTCGGGCCAATTGTTTTTGGTTGCTAGGCCGTGGCATTGCCTTTTGCCGTGAAGCTGGTGGCCGTCGACCGCCTCATGCATGCGAAGCGGAGTGGAAAGATATCTGGATCAACTTTTGGAACCCACTGACGGGGCGGCATCGATGA
- a CDS encoding glycosyltransferase family 2 protein produces the protein MDAVSWAISLIFSGMLAVIAIQCMIAIVASGKADSAVDHDQPRLRVAVLVPAHNEATGIEPTLRQIKASLRAGDRCVVVADNCSDDTAAVARATGVEVLERYDQTNRGKGFALDAGVRFLEPDPPEVLIIVDADCDVDSDAIELLTRSVAETNRPAQALYLMRMPIGGGPEAAVSVFAFLIKNWVRARAMHCLGLPVLLTGTGMAFPWVQIREAKLASAELVEDLALGLLLTRQGHGPVFCEHAHVQSDLPSDLGAAIEQRTRWEHGYLSTILREVPPLLLTGLFRFQPTLLAVAIDLSVPPLALLAIGSMLAWLVLCVLSLWTMHWLPLAILSVAGAMAILFLAIAFVRFGRAKVPVAALASIPTYVWRKLGIYHRFVGKRQTEWVRTARDAESQK, from the coding sequence ATGGATGCTGTCTCTTGGGCGATCTCGTTGATTTTTTCAGGGATGCTCGCGGTCATTGCAATCCAATGCATGATCGCCATCGTGGCGTCTGGAAAAGCGGACTCTGCCGTTGACCACGATCAGCCGCGGCTTCGCGTGGCGGTGCTCGTTCCCGCGCACAACGAAGCAACCGGTATTGAGCCAACGCTTCGTCAAATCAAAGCGAGTTTGCGGGCCGGTGATCGCTGCGTCGTGGTAGCGGATAATTGCAGTGATGACACCGCCGCTGTGGCGCGTGCCACCGGTGTTGAGGTTCTGGAGCGGTATGACCAGACAAATCGAGGGAAAGGATTTGCGCTGGATGCGGGTGTCCGCTTTCTCGAACCGGACCCGCCCGAGGTGTTGATCATCGTCGACGCCGACTGCGACGTGGATTCAGACGCCATCGAACTCCTAACTCGCAGCGTGGCGGAGACGAACCGACCTGCTCAAGCGCTGTATCTGATGCGGATGCCAATCGGTGGCGGCCCCGAGGCAGCAGTGTCGGTCTTCGCATTCTTGATAAAAAATTGGGTTCGCGCCCGTGCAATGCACTGTCTGGGTTTACCAGTCTTATTAACGGGCACGGGCATGGCTTTTCCATGGGTACAAATCCGCGAGGCCAAGCTAGCCTCTGCTGAGTTGGTTGAGGACTTGGCATTGGGGCTGCTATTGACCCGCCAGGGCCACGGGCCTGTCTTCTGTGAACACGCGCATGTTCAGAGTGACTTACCAAGCGATCTCGGCGCCGCGATCGAACAACGGACGCGTTGGGAACATGGATACCTAAGCACCATTCTAAGAGAAGTGCCCCCATTATTACTGACAGGTCTATTTCGCTTTCAACCGACATTGTTGGCCGTTGCAATCGATCTGTCGGTCCCTCCACTGGCGTTGCTCGCGATTGGTTCGATGCTGGCATGGTTAGTCTTGTGCGTGCTGTCGTTATGGACGATGCATTGGTTGCCGCTGGCTATCTTAAGCGTCGCTGGAGCAATGGCGATACTATTTCTGGCGATCGCCTTTGTCCGCTTTGGACGCGCAAAGGTGCCAGTCGCGGCGCTGGCCTCGATTCCTACGTACGTCTGGCGTAAACTCGGAATCTATCATCGCTTTGTCGGCAAACGTCAAACGGAATGGGTGCGCACAGCACGCGATGCGGAATCCCAAAAGTAA
- a CDS encoding glycosyltransferase family 4 protein, whose translation MAKDRVLLIAEACNPEWFSVPLVGWAHASALRELADYDVTVATQIRNREAILRAGWVEGEDFVSIDSERVAAPAYKVATLLRGGANKGWTTVTAVQSLTYNYFERLIWSKYKQELRSGRYQLVHRLTPLSPTSPSYLASKLHSIDVPFIIGPLNGGVPWPTQFSGVRRKEKEWLSYIRSMHTLMPGYHRTRRSARALIIGSKDTWHQMPEAYQSKCVYIPENGIDLARFSKTRTRQATLPLELVFVGRLVPYKGADMLIEAAQNLIRNGQARVTIIGSGPEYETLQQLSLKLGCAEGVRLLGSIEHQAVQDHLIQADLMVFPSIREFGGAVALEAMAVGLVPMVVRYGGIGELVSDETGFLIEMGSRDEIVASLRQNLEHVVADPSLIEQKAVAAKDRVQHWFTWDAKARQVSQVYDWVLGRLNQKPHWGMPFGNNQDHAKASRGGDHD comes from the coding sequence ATGGCTAAAGACCGTGTATTGTTAATTGCCGAAGCATGCAATCCAGAGTGGTTCAGTGTGCCACTGGTGGGTTGGGCGCACGCGTCCGCTCTGCGGGAGCTCGCCGATTACGATGTGACCGTTGCCACCCAAATTCGAAATCGCGAAGCTATTCTCAGGGCGGGGTGGGTTGAGGGCGAGGATTTCGTGTCGATCGACTCAGAACGGGTAGCCGCACCAGCGTATAAAGTAGCAACCCTGCTGCGTGGAGGTGCTAACAAGGGCTGGACGACTGTAACGGCAGTTCAATCATTAACTTATAACTATTTCGAGCGATTGATTTGGTCGAAGTATAAACAGGAGTTGCGATCAGGACGGTACCAACTGGTTCATCGACTGACCCCACTTTCGCCGACATCTCCGAGCTATTTAGCGAGCAAACTGCATTCAATTGATGTGCCGTTTATCATCGGACCGCTTAATGGTGGCGTGCCCTGGCCGACGCAGTTCTCCGGCGTACGTCGCAAAGAGAAGGAGTGGTTGTCCTACATCCGGTCGATGCATACTCTAATGCCCGGATACCATCGCACCAGACGCAGTGCACGGGCATTGATTATTGGATCGAAGGATACCTGGCACCAAATGCCCGAGGCCTATCAGTCTAAGTGTGTTTATATCCCAGAGAATGGAATTGATTTAGCGAGATTCTCGAAAACGAGAACGCGACAGGCCACCCTACCACTGGAACTCGTTTTTGTAGGCCGTCTGGTACCGTATAAAGGTGCTGACATGCTCATTGAAGCGGCCCAAAATCTCATTCGTAACGGCCAAGCCAGGGTCACCATCATCGGTTCAGGTCCAGAATACGAGACGTTGCAGCAACTGTCATTAAAACTGGGCTGTGCCGAAGGTGTCAGGCTACTTGGATCGATCGAGCACCAAGCGGTGCAGGATCATTTAATTCAGGCCGACTTGATGGTCTTCCCTAGCATTCGCGAGTTTGGTGGGGCAGTCGCCCTCGAAGCCATGGCGGTTGGCCTGGTACCGATGGTCGTGCGATATGGAGGTATCGGAGAACTGGTTTCGGACGAGACTGGATTTCTAATTGAAATGGGCTCTCGCGACGAAATCGTTGCCTCCTTGAGGCAGAATTTGGAGCATGTCGTAGCAGACCCCTCACTTATCGAGCAGAAAGCGGTCGCAGCGAAAGATCGAGTTCAACATTGGTTCACATGGGACGCCAAGGCCCGGCAGGTATCGCAGGTCTACGACTGGGTATTGGGACGTCTCAATCAGAAACCCCACTGGGGTATGCCGTTCGGAAACAATCAAGACCATGCGAAAGCAAGCCGAGGCGGGGACCATGATTAA
- a CDS encoding glycosyltransferase family 4 protein — translation MRITFLSPPPNLSGGERVIAIYARELIELGHEVEIVCNRKATPSLKSRLKRIVATRRVLEPPPPPSHYENYEVPFRIVEHSNGVLDSDLPDADVVIATYWRTTHWLPKIGREKGSTVYFFQDYGAPGQTWDLLTPTLTSCGHMITLCQWLADEVLKREPNTSLTIVRNAVDPVDPAILKSPRNPRQFGLVYRKTESKGCSDAFRAMALASEKAPIELVIFGEQPDEEQLAVFDRVESLGRIDEDQILKTYAACRGWLFPSHLEGFGLPILEAMSCGTPVIGTNAGAGSDLIDAGGGIMVGVGDVQATAEAIVQIANLDDSQWHRRSEQAYRLANEYTWQDAGKLFEAALIHAASNSCQFEAAK, via the coding sequence ATGCGAATTACTTTCTTATCTCCGCCTCCTAATTTATCCGGAGGCGAACGCGTCATCGCGATCTATGCCCGTGAACTTATCGAACTGGGGCATGAGGTGGAGATTGTTTGCAATCGAAAGGCGACCCCATCCCTGAAGTCGCGGTTAAAGCGGATCGTGGCCACTCGCCGGGTGTTGGAACCACCGCCCCCGCCGAGCCATTACGAAAACTACGAAGTCCCCTTTCGGATCGTCGAGCACAGCAATGGCGTGCTGGACAGCGATTTACCAGATGCAGATGTGGTCATTGCCACTTATTGGCGGACCACGCACTGGCTACCAAAAATAGGCAGGGAGAAAGGGTCCACAGTCTACTTTTTCCAAGATTATGGTGCTCCAGGTCAGACTTGGGATTTGCTGACACCGACCCTTACGTCGTGCGGACACATGATCACGCTATGTCAGTGGCTGGCCGATGAGGTCTTGAAGCGGGAACCCAATACGAGCTTGACCATCGTGCGCAATGCGGTCGATCCAGTTGATCCCGCGATACTGAAGAGCCCGCGAAATCCGCGTCAATTCGGTCTGGTCTATCGAAAAACAGAATCCAAGGGCTGTTCGGATGCGTTTCGCGCCATGGCACTCGCCTCGGAGAAGGCGCCAATTGAGTTGGTCATTTTTGGAGAACAGCCTGACGAAGAACAACTCGCTGTTTTTGATCGTGTTGAGTCGCTCGGACGAATCGACGAGGATCAAATCTTAAAGACTTATGCCGCTTGTCGCGGTTGGTTGTTTCCCAGTCATCTCGAGGGATTCGGATTGCCTATTTTGGAAGCAATGTCTTGTGGCACGCCCGTCATCGGTACCAATGCAGGTGCCGGTTCAGATCTGATTGACGCCGGTGGCGGGATCATGGTGGGCGTGGGCGACGTGCAAGCCACCGCAGAGGCAATTGTTCAAATTGCAAACCTTGATGATTCACAATGGCACCGTCGATCCGAGCAAGCCTATCGCTTAGCCAACGAATATACCTGGCAGGATGCGGGAAAGCTGTTTGAAGCCGCTTTGATCCATGCTGCCAGCAACTCCTGTCAGTTCGAAGCAGCGAAGTGA
- a CDS encoding glycosyltransferase family 2 protein — protein MNELGIVAIGRNEGERLKACLASLQENSTDSVIVYVDSGSDDGSVAFARSLGVHVVELDREIPFTAARARNAGVSQLQKLSGSIRWIQFLDGDCQLQPQWMERAIECLETDSKLAAVCGRRRERFPDRSIYNALIDMEWDTPVGEALACGGDALFRLSALHSVGGFTESMIAGEEPELCQRLRCAGWGIRRIDAEMTLHDADLHHFSQWWRRAKRFGHAAAEAFQRYGNRDEPVARAQLRGIVLWGGFIPVFNGLLLLIDWRIGLFSLLIWPIQWARLTVAFARTHPWSFAARRSALQLLCKFAEFGGVVSYWSRRIAGRQSTLIEYKSGPSNENESASAPGTDASA, from the coding sequence TTGAATGAACTAGGAATCGTCGCAATCGGCCGGAATGAAGGCGAGCGATTGAAGGCTTGCCTGGCTTCGCTGCAGGAAAACAGCACCGATAGCGTCATCGTGTACGTCGATTCGGGTTCCGACGATGGCAGTGTCGCTTTTGCTCGGTCACTGGGTGTTCATGTGGTCGAGTTAGATCGCGAGATCCCATTCACGGCCGCGCGGGCACGGAATGCGGGTGTATCGCAGTTGCAAAAACTGTCGGGATCAATCCGTTGGATCCAGTTTCTCGATGGAGATTGTCAACTACAACCTCAGTGGATGGAGCGAGCGATCGAGTGTTTAGAAACAGATTCGAAACTTGCAGCGGTTTGCGGTCGCAGGCGCGAGCGATTCCCTGATCGTTCAATTTATAATGCGCTGATTGATATGGAATGGGATACCCCGGTGGGCGAGGCGCTCGCATGCGGCGGCGATGCATTGTTTCGGCTGTCGGCGCTGCACAGCGTCGGTGGGTTCACCGAATCCATGATTGCGGGCGAGGAACCAGAACTGTGCCAGCGGTTGCGATGCGCGGGCTGGGGAATCCGACGCATTGATGCTGAGATGACACTTCACGATGCCGATTTGCATCATTTTTCCCAGTGGTGGCGTCGTGCGAAACGGTTTGGTCACGCCGCCGCTGAAGCTTTCCAACGTTATGGCAATCGAGACGAGCCGGTCGCCCGAGCTCAACTTCGGGGCATCGTCCTATGGGGTGGTTTCATTCCTGTTTTCAATGGACTGCTCCTCCTAATCGATTGGCGGATTGGATTGTTCAGTTTGCTGATCTGGCCGATTCAATGGGCGCGGTTGACGGTCGCGTTTGCCCGTACTCACCCCTGGTCGTTTGCGGCGAGACGGTCGGCGTTGCAGCTTTTATGTAAGTTTGCTGAGTTCGGGGGTGTCGTTTCGTATTGGTCACGTCGGATCGCTGGTCGCCAATCGACTCTCATTGAGTACAAATCCGGTCCGAGCAATGAGAATGAGTCCGCCAGTGCCCCGGGAACCGACGCCTCCGCATGA
- a CDS encoding sulfotransferase family protein: MNTARQPYFIVGSVRAGTTLLRLMLDHHPRIRCFGEFEYAIDLLTDDDQWPSARDYCEYLSTERRFMSNGLEAEPSQTYPEIAQSLFDQMAGRVSKPINGAVVHRHFERLTRLWPDAKFIYLYRDGRDVAKSCMAMGWAGTIWHGTQFVIDAETSWQKLCQQTELSKRLEIKSEDVVVQPESTLRQICQFLGDEFDPAMLEFHRDTTYEAPDPALVDQWRRKCSSKELRLAESRIGDLLQQRGYQLSGGPRGPVSTAEQRRLNLQNRLGRYRFAIRRYGWRLWLASWLSKRFPGTEFRERTRHRVISVDLKHLK, encoded by the coding sequence ATGAACACTGCCAGACAGCCATACTTCATCGTTGGCTCTGTACGTGCGGGAACGACGTTACTGCGTTTGATGCTCGATCATCATCCGCGGATCCGGTGTTTTGGTGAATTTGAGTATGCAATCGATCTGTTGACGGATGACGACCAATGGCCATCTGCGAGGGACTACTGCGAATACTTGTCCACAGAGCGACGTTTCATGTCCAACGGTTTGGAAGCCGAACCGAGTCAAACCTATCCCGAAATTGCTCAAAGCCTGTTCGATCAGATGGCTGGTCGAGTTTCCAAACCTATCAATGGTGCGGTCGTACATCGTCATTTCGAGCGACTGACTAGATTGTGGCCGGACGCCAAGTTCATCTACCTGTACCGCGATGGTCGAGATGTCGCGAAATCCTGCATGGCGATGGGGTGGGCGGGCACGATCTGGCACGGCACTCAGTTCGTCATTGATGCCGAGACAAGCTGGCAGAAGCTGTGCCAGCAAACGGAGCTATCAAAACGCCTGGAAATCAAATCCGAAGACGTCGTCGTCCAACCGGAGTCAACACTCCGCCAGATCTGCCAGTTCTTGGGCGATGAGTTTGACCCAGCGATGTTGGAATTTCATCGAGACACCACTTACGAGGCGCCAGACCCGGCACTGGTTGATCAGTGGCGAAGAAAGTGTTCGTCGAAGGAACTCCGCTTGGCCGAATCACGAATAGGCGATCTCCTGCAGCAGCGTGGATACCAGCTCAGCGGTGGACCACGCGGACCGGTCAGTACCGCGGAACAGCGGCGGCTCAACCTACAAAACAGGCTGGGGAGATACCGATTCGCAATTCGACGATACGGATGGCGACTCTGGTTGGCCAGCTGGCTATCGAAACGGTTCCCCGGCACCGAGTTTCGTGAGCGAACTCGCCACCGCGTCATCTCGGTCGATTTAAAACACTTGAAATGA
- a CDS encoding polysaccharide pyruvyl transferase family protein codes for MRKQAEAGTMIKTSQIRQAREFLRRADPIRNGLAQDPIALYIGAAASKNLGDILLFDAIKKLLKGVSLIPNCPTGSFKDTRSQIAMRKSIDRLLRFGRRVDAVVIGGGTLLNDRYFHSLINFYAAGNDLPVYVVGTGVESIDLYGDNLHQVLPVLERSLFTGLRDQTSAQLISDLGIECQTIGDPVVLLHQPIARTVKSPTHIGLNVGCDFGKMLAEQERINCIVDALLSSEKYSNCQFEFFCMHPNDVSVAKQIVRSHPNRRLSVGEVFTGLNDCEQSLSQYDMVISQRLHGVVCATSMGIPSISLAYRPKCIRYMESVGMTEFVVNLSSEKSTDEFFAMLTSFFNNYADVNASLVKNVTQLQDQINLFGAKVSASIRQQAGFK; via the coding sequence ATGCGAAAGCAAGCCGAGGCGGGGACCATGATTAAAACATCCCAGATCCGACAAGCACGCGAGTTCCTTAGACGGGCTGATCCGATTCGCAATGGTCTTGCGCAGGACCCCATTGCCTTGTACATCGGGGCAGCGGCATCGAAGAACCTAGGCGACATTCTCCTATTCGACGCGATTAAGAAATTACTGAAAGGAGTCAGTCTGATTCCGAACTGCCCAACCGGGAGCTTCAAGGACACACGTTCGCAGATCGCAATGCGAAAGTCCATCGACCGTTTACTACGTTTTGGGCGGCGAGTTGATGCCGTCGTTATTGGCGGCGGAACACTCCTCAATGACCGATATTTTCATTCGCTGATCAATTTCTATGCCGCAGGAAATGATTTACCCGTATACGTCGTTGGTACCGGAGTGGAGTCCATCGATCTGTACGGAGATAATCTACATCAAGTTCTGCCTGTGCTAGAACGTAGCCTGTTTACGGGATTGCGAGACCAGACTTCTGCGCAGCTGATCTCGGATTTGGGCATTGAGTGTCAGACGATCGGTGATCCAGTCGTCTTACTGCATCAACCAATTGCTCGAACAGTGAAGTCTCCGACCCACATCGGTCTCAACGTGGGCTGTGATTTCGGAAAGATGCTGGCGGAACAAGAGCGGATCAATTGTATCGTCGATGCACTTCTAAGTTCCGAAAAGTATTCAAACTGCCAATTTGAATTTTTTTGCATGCACCCCAACGATGTCTCGGTAGCTAAGCAGATCGTGAGATCGCATCCCAATCGTCGACTCAGCGTTGGCGAAGTTTTCACCGGCCTTAACGATTGCGAACAATCGCTTTCGCAATACGACATGGTGATTTCACAGCGGCTTCATGGAGTCGTTTGCGCAACATCGATGGGCATCCCGTCGATCTCTTTGGCATACCGCCCAAAATGCATTCGGTACATGGAGTCCGTGGGCATGACTGAGTTTGTCGTGAATCTGTCGAGTGAAAAATCTACCGATGAGTTCTTTGCAATGTTGACTTCCTTCTTCAATAACTATGCCGATGTCAACGCATCGCTTGTGAAGAACGTGACGCAACTTCAAGACCAAATCAATCTCTTTGGTGCGAAGGTTTCGGCATCGATTCGGCAACAAGCGGGCTTTAAGTAG
- a CDS encoding glycosyltransferase family 4 protein — translation MKKIAYLTNQYPMTSHSFIRREIAALERLGYSISRYSVRCTQTELVDADDIAEAHQTKSILSRRFAIVVETLATAVRSPLRWSSAASLAWRAGRGSRAGLVKHLFYFAEACWLASDLRRGGVEHVHVHFGTNSATVMMLAGKVSGIPYSITCHGPEEFDFPVAIGLPEKIRRAAFVVGVSSFGRSQLYRWSAWADWPKAHVVHCGLDGTYFAPRDHAQGDWDVSIPRRLVCLGRLCEQKGQLLLIEAAAEMLRRKIPFELILVGDGEMRGEIEKLIVVHGLQDHVTITGWQDGSQVREWLRSSHAMVLPSFAEGLPVAIMESLALHRPVISTYIAGIPELVDSECGWLVPAGNVQALADALADCLTCDQERWSRLGETGAERVRQRHHVDIEAAKLASLF, via the coding sequence ATGAAAAAAATCGCCTATTTGACGAACCAGTATCCGATGACCTCACACAGTTTCATTCGTCGCGAAATCGCGGCGTTGGAAAGGTTGGGATATTCGATCTCACGTTACTCAGTTCGGTGCACACAGACCGAACTGGTGGATGCCGATGACATTGCTGAGGCCCACCAAACCAAGTCAATCCTGAGCCGCCGGTTCGCGATCGTAGTAGAAACCCTAGCGACGGCAGTTCGATCGCCATTACGCTGGAGTTCAGCTGCGAGCTTAGCATGGCGTGCCGGGCGAGGTTCTCGGGCCGGCCTAGTCAAGCACCTGTTTTATTTTGCGGAGGCATGTTGGCTTGCGAGCGATTTGCGTCGTGGCGGAGTCGAACATGTGCACGTTCATTTCGGTACCAATTCGGCGACCGTGATGATGTTAGCGGGAAAAGTCAGCGGCATCCCATACAGCATCACTTGTCACGGTCCAGAAGAATTTGATTTCCCGGTGGCGATCGGCTTGCCCGAGAAGATCCGCCGGGCCGCTTTTGTCGTTGGCGTGTCGAGCTTTGGCCGGAGCCAGCTTTATCGATGGTCCGCATGGGCGGATTGGCCGAAAGCCCACGTCGTGCACTGTGGACTCGATGGAACATATTTTGCGCCCCGTGATCACGCACAGGGGGACTGGGACGTCTCAATACCGCGGCGATTAGTTTGCCTGGGTCGGTTGTGTGAGCAAAAAGGTCAACTATTGTTGATCGAAGCCGCGGCCGAAATGCTACGACGCAAAATTCCATTCGAACTGATTCTCGTGGGCGATGGCGAAATGCGCGGCGAGATCGAGAAGCTGATTGTGGTCCATGGCCTGCAAGATCATGTCACAATCACTGGATGGCAGGACGGGAGCCAAGTTCGCGAGTGGTTGCGATCAAGTCACGCGATGGTCTTGCCTAGTTTTGCCGAAGGCTTGCCGGTGGCAATTATGGAATCCCTAGCGCTTCATCGCCCGGTAATTTCGACATACATTGCCGGCATTCCCGAACTTGTCGATTCCGAGTGCGGTTGGCTGGTGCCTGCTGGCAATGTCCAGGCTTTGGCCGACGCCCTCGCGGATTGCCTGACCTGCGACCAGGAGCGATGGTCGCGATTAGGAGAGACCGGAGCAGAACGTGTCCGTCAACGGCATCATGTTGATATCGAGGCGGCGAAACTAGCGAGTTTGTTTTAA